The proteins below are encoded in one region of Pleuronectes platessa chromosome 14, fPlePla1.1, whole genome shotgun sequence:
- the LOC128456444 gene encoding matrix-remodeling-associated protein 5, protein MYLRVCAPAALLALLVLTLVLPGGLGCPRSCNCYQANEVHCTFRSLLTIPPGLPSHTRRINLGFNSISRIPDSSLAGLDRAELLMLHSNDLHHLPDAAFKDMKSLQILKLSYNKLSEISSPLTFSGLTSLLRLYLDHNLLQHVHPRALLQLPSLKLLRLQGNRLHQLHPHTLCTLSLLNTYYFSTLRHLDLSNNSLTTLPTDTLATAPLLETLGLQANPWSCDCRMNWFPSWSLAHPGLMKCPGGPQCPTCVSPKSLQGRGLLDQTDLPCTSPVITFPGRNTPLETELSEIQSSESFRDPLGSASVGLSDEQGNSVDLSCNVTHSSSSQDIAPPPDLSLSSSSPIPLALSLSLECPVERESYEQLWRILAYYSETAVRLEREIMLSKTPMLAYRYRQTAETDGYYHTGVKASVKVRPQWLLQPAISIQLNRAQSNAHKIHLIYSTRVSAHPGPTSFPPASFPAPHPWVMISRNQTITAMAAKSGSKVDLSCPLLSSGNPKVRWILPDGSTLITPSSSLDGRLQASALGLHLQKVQLSDAGVYYCVVQAGMDGDVLPVRLAVEESSVPPSGEQVGPPVTGPVGEAVSLSCNASGSPAPYLSWVLPDGNILRSGLAVSGGLTVQPNGSLSLSKLSLRDAGHYRCIAVNHYGSDSLSMQLEVKPQHPPLFRTSFPRGPQSAAGRSTKIRAPLLRQMEEGSGDEEEEEEKTLRKRPRPNQALPNRRYPFGKPRRPGPVREGTLRRGEGPVSSTDQRRNRFDNRHRVTTNKQRIDPKKWADILAKIRQKTTSTINSQTVTVEPSAEPMGTSKDRDTARDDGVFDTERVRVNGAGSEAETEGSSVDDTVLQEEGLQAFHPVPTEMQTHTETPIDTAIDRGRGSSTETETDIETKTQMQPPNPGPQTETVTNSEEQKEPVTSKPISGSNEIVPAPDNGDNREANPNPARTRAQNPRQRLLPNLVPNSRPQSPWNSRRRLGQQRRIINRPRVQPLTPPRPLPDLTHQRSQTGTPNTTTDQSNISLLASTTTHPSTLLTRNDHIKTTSNGVALNPLSPPVSYTLGISTSAPPLTSLSPSHTIPHIDTMSHSADIPDTAESTLFNTGTPAPTHSDVVISETHVPDTQAGTLTHGVQTHTKTHTALGKHVDRPSSKHSEEQERNLSGMPYVSHSTTVSYIHSSAVSSTVSSAATATPAKTMTLPTPLESEERLPNPPTTTLPILSSTTTIIIPTLSTTRSTTTSLTSTATTTAPTSTTPTTTAISSTRPSTTTTTTTTATSTKTSFKAVPTTPNHSTTTTVKTSTPTTRSTTMTTSVKTSPTTTRAPSTVTSTTTTTTTMTSTSTIASFRERSSIGRVDTPGRPVPGASNQSRSPPDWKNPGANSIPDSHSSRPRWSPPLPVVPGAPVVRSRPRIADPHIRTVSFPAESIARLACEAQGEPKPSITWTKVATGAVMSIHSKAEHFEVLPNGTLVILNVQLQDRGTYICSANSFLGRDRLLTTLEVWTRPPRMQLASYREATIHQGGYVLLECQADGVPAPLLSWVLPDRSVLTSAGPSASRIFMDTNGTLHIPATLPSDRGVYRCVASNTAGAATSSVRVHVSSLPPVIQQPREEHLHLSPGRPVYAHCSARGAPPPVLRWRIPDGTLVRPSQFLHGNLFVLPNGTLHIRGVGPKDSGSYECTASNAVGADKRTVRVKVDGEAEGRKSEAGSGKENTQAVAVEKPSPTYPLNKDRTLFFPRNPTNTFNSPKLPPPLPADRSRTRSSHPHQPESTISSPKLNKTGTTLQTHFTDISKTTLPSPSQPSTVPAQNTKIVQSIVNKTGVSFSSSSDKSRASAVLQPLPVSPFSNARIVSTSPSITTVFYGGILQLHCSVTGNPPPIILWRTPNRKLVDMHFSYDRRLKVHPNGTLSAQAVTEKDAGDYLCIARNKVADDYRLLRVAVATKPAKIESKHPLNQMVSLGKPLKVDCQASGLPDPAVHWSLPDGTMVNSVLQGEDRGGRARRLTVFDNGTLLVPAVGMGEEGEYTCYAENQGGQDMMKVNVKVMMTPPPTLTDERSYHVIKVRLWATATIRCQASGGPASTVTWFSPAGRVIPRSMGSGHYSERVVVVSEGTLEVRLAQKIDTGNYTCRASSLAGERSTTVGLEVEVLNPVTSGQVGGRIANNVPSSGKSGVNIDNARIIQYGNNNRAWSRLGSNNGYSDKNGNKSNTEPNTGNNTVATNFNPAPRSDSQNEFNRPVSGITTQLGSSASNFGVSRARNLGVTADNTEMSRYRPGIVSSVSNSESSSHGTVRGESVQRNPGSIYNEVVAGRAGADDNTSRDNGRISGISRNVAVSSRGTNSGAGTGTLRGNWFGRSSNIDVTNDDSRNSGAIASSNTGAKYSTNKVVGVVTTVKQRAVKGQNVLLPCPSQGSPPPRLAWLLPGNGVLPAPYYGSRLTVHRNGSLELRGVRATDAGTLVCVVRGERGETRIQVELEVSEPQEEARSPHRGPAVERPVQKTDGLIEAPKLGASLASAQSFSSVLPEKLHPRNPVTQMPLRRGLSSPAAPRPLGPPPRSPGPVPEQAVSSRTASLVTIINGENLRLPCPQTPGYTQGALSWTTPSGKVLSRGESGDSGHYLVQEDGTLAVQQASVFDRGTYTCRSASNDSSTVSLLTVPVIVIAYPPRITAGPSPVTYTRPGVAVELPCQTIATPRATVTWETPDLTQLRVMGQARIYGNRYLSPQGSLVIQNPTSRDTGFYRCTAKNVIGVDSKATYLHVI, encoded by the exons aCACTTAGACCTGTCCAACAACAGTCTGACCACGCTGCCCACAGACACCCTGGCGACAGCACCACTGCTTGAGACTCTCGGGCTGCAGGCTAACCCATGGAGTTGCGACTGTAGGATGAACTGGTTTCCCTCTTGGAGTCTGGCTCACCCAG GCTTAATGAAATGTCCCGGTGGCCCTCAGTGCCCAACCTGTGTGTCACCCAAATCCCTTCAAGGACGGGGCCTACTTGATCAGACTGATCTACCGTGCACGTCTCCTGTCATCACTTTCCCAGGGAGAAACACACCTTTGGAGACAGAACTCAGTGAAATCCAATCAAGTGAATCCTTCAGAGACCCTTTAGGCAGTGCCTCGGTGGGTCTGTCCGACGAACAAGGCAACAGTGTTGATCTGAGCTGCAACGTCACCCACTCCTCCAGCTCTCAGGATATTGCTCCTCCCCCAGATctctccctttcctcctcctcgccaATCCCTCTCGCTCTGTCACTCTCCCTGGAATGccctgtggagagagagagctatgaACAACTTTGGAGGATCCTGGCATACTACAGCGAGACTGCGGTTCGCCTCGAGAGGGAAATCATGCTGAGCAAAACCCCGATGTTGGCCTACCGCTACAGGCAGACGGCAGAGACGGATGGATATTATCACACTGGAGTAAAAGCTTCTGTTAAGGTCAGACCACAGTGGTTACTGCAACCAGCTATTAGCATCCAGCTAAACAGAGCACAGTCTAATGCCCACAAAATTCACCTTATATACTCAACAAGAGTTTCTGCTCATCCTGGCCCTACCTCTTTTCCCCCAGCATCCTTTCCTGCTCCTCATCCATGGGTTATGATTTCAAGGAATCAAACCATCACAGCAATGGCAGCCAAATCGGGCAGTAAGGTGGATCTCTCCTGCCCTCTTCTAAGTTCTGGTAACCCCAAAGTACGGTGGATTCTACCAGATGGATCCACACTCATAACCCCTTCCAGCAGTCTGGATGGTAGGCTGCAGGCCTCAGCCTTGGGTTTACATCTACAAAAAGTGCAGCTCTCAGATGCTGGAGTTTATTACTGTGTAGTTCAAGCTGGCATGGATGGAGATGTTCTCCCTGTGCGCCTGGCAGTGGAGGAGTCCTCTGTCCCACCTTCTGGAGAGCAAGTGGGACCGCCTGTGACTGGACCAGTTGGGGAGGCTGTCAGTCTGTCCTGCAATGCGTCGGGTTCACCAGCACCTTATTTGAGTTGGGTGTTGCCAGATGGAAATATACTACGATCTGGATTAGCTGTATCGGGTGGACTCACTGTACAACCAAATGGGAGTCTGTCTTTGTCCAAGCTTTCTCTGAGGGATGCTGGTCATTACCGTTGCATTGCAGTCAACCATTATGGTAGTGACTCTTTGTCCATGCAGTTGGAAGTAAAACCACAACACCCTCCTCTGTTCAGAACTTCATTTCCCAGAGGGCCACAGTCAGCTGCTGGCCGGTCAACCAAGATACGAGCCCCTTTATTACGTCAGATGGAGGAAGGATCaggggatgaagaggaagaagaagagaaaactcTAAGGAAGCGTCCAAGACCTAACCAGGCGCTCCCGAACAGACGGTATCCATTTGGAAAACCAAGAAGACCTGGGCCCGTTAGAGAAGGTACcctgagaagaggagaagggccTGTATCCTCCACTGACCAGAGAAGAAACCGCTTTGACAATAGACACAGAGtcaccacaaacaaacaaagaatagATCCTAAGAAATGGGCAGACATTCTGGCTAAAATACGTCAAAAGACGACTAGCACTATTAACAGCCAAACTGTTACAGTAGAGCCCTCAGCTGAACCGATGGGAACAAGCAAAGACAGAGATACAGCAAGAGATGATGGAGTGTTTGATACAGAGAGAGTTAGAGTTAATGGAGCAGGGTCGGAAGCAGAAACTGAGGGGTCATCTGTTGATGACACTGTTTTACAAGAGGAAGGCCTGCAAGCATTTCATCCTGTTCCCACGgaaatgcagacacacacagagacaccaaTAGATACAGCgatagacagaggaagagggagctCAACAGAAACAGAGACGGACATAGAGACCAAGACACAAATGCAGCCTCCAAACCCAGgaccacagacagagacagtgacaAACTCGGAGGAGCAGAAAGAACCAGTTACATCTAAGCCAATCTCTGGAAGTAATGAAATTGTGCCAGCACCAGATAATGGAGATAACAGAGAGGCAAACCCCAACCCAGCTAGAACCAGAGCGCAGAACCCCCGGCAGAGACTCTTACCAAACTTGGTTCCAAATTCTCGACCTCAAAGCCCTTGGAATTCTCGCAGGAGGCTCGGACAGCAAAGACGAATCATCAACAGGCCCAGGGTGCAACCTTTGACCCCACCCCGACCTCTCCCTGACCTTACACACCAGAGGTCACAAACAGGAACACCTAACACTACCACTGATCAAAGTAATATATCCCTGCTGGCCTCAACAACCACACATCCATCTACTTTATTGACAAGGAATGACCATATTAAGACCACTTCAAATGGTGTGGCACTTAATCCTCTTTCTCCCCCTGTTTCTTACACTCTGGGTATCTCAACCTCTGCCCCCCCCTTAACCTCATTATCCCCCTCTCACACAATCCCACATATAGACACGATGAGTCATTCAGCGGACATCCCAGACACTGCAGAGTCCACACTTTTCAACACAGGGACACCAGCACCCACTCACTCTGATGTTGTGatctcagagacacatgtgccAGACACACAGGCCGGGACACTTACACATggtgtacagacacacacaaaaacacacacagccttagGTAAACATGTCGATAGACCCTCGAGCAAACACAGtgaagagcaggagaggaatTTGTCGGGTATGCCATATGTATCTCATTCCACCACTGTCTCCTACATTCACTCATCCGCTGTTTCCTCCACAGTCTCTAGTGCAGCTACAGCTACTCCTGCAAAAACTATGACTCTTCCAACCCCTCTCGAGAGTGAAGAAAGACTTCCTAATCCTCCGACAACTACTTTACCAATCCTGTCCAGTACAACTACCATTATTATTCCAACATTAAGCACTACCAGAAGTACCACAACCAGTCTTACCTCTACAGCTACCACAACTGCTCCTACATCAACTACTCCCACTACCACAGCTATTTCTTCAACTAGGCCttctaccactacaacaacaacaactactgcaaCAAGCACtaaaacatcattcaaagcTGTTCCCACAACACCAAACCATAGTACGACAACTACTGTTAAAACTTCTACTCCTACTACGAGGAGTACTACAATGACCACCTCAGTCAAAACTTCTCCAACCACTACTCGGGCACCTTCTACTGTTACATCGACTACTACTACCACCACAACAATGACATCAACAAGTACCATAGCATCATTCAGAGAGAGGTCAAGCATTGGCCGAGTTGACACCCCAGGGAGGCCTGTTCCTGGGGCTTCAAACCAGAGTCGATCACCTCCTGACTGGAAGAACCCTGGGGCTAATTCTATCCCTGACTCACACAGCAGCAGGCCACGCTGGTCCCCCCCGCTCCCTGTTGTCCCTGGG GCCCCAGTCGTGAGATCTAGACCAAGAATTGCAGACCCACACATCAGGACAGTGTCATTCCCAGCAGAGAGCATTGCCAGGCTGGCTTGTGAAGCTCAAGGGGAGCCAAAACCTTCCATCACATGGACCAAGGTTGCCACAG GGGCGGTGATGTCAATCCACTCCAAGGCTGAGCATTTTGAGGTCCTGCCAAATGGCACCCTTGTTATCCTTAATGTGCAGCTGCAGGACAGAGGCACATACATCTGCAGTGCCAACAGCTTCCTGGGTCGAGACAG GTTGCTAACCACCCTGGAAGTATGGACCCGCCCCCCTCGTATGCAGCTGGCGAGTTACAGAGAAGCCACCATTCATCAGGGTGGATATGTGCTCTTGGAGTGCCAGGCAGATGGTGTTCCCGCCCCTCTGCTGTCTTGGGTTCTGCCTGATCGTTCTGTCCTGACGTCGGCGGGCCCCTCCGCCAGTCGCATATTCATGGACACAAATGGAACCCTCCACATTCCTGCAACTTTACCAAGTGACAGGGGAGTGTATCGCTGTGTGGCCTCAAACACAGCAGGTGCTGCCACTTCCTCTGTGCGTGTACACGTGTCCTCTCTGCCCCCGGTGATACAGCAACCCAGAGAGGAACACCTGCACTTGTCTCCAGGGAGGCCTGTTTATGCCCACTGCTCTGCCCGAGGTGCCCCACCACCAGTTCTGCGCTGGCGAATACCAGATGGGACTCTGGTTCGCCCATCTCAGTTTCTCCATGGCAACCTCTTCGTCTTGCCCAATGGGACCCTGCATATCAGAGGTGTTGGACCAAAGGACTCGGGGAGTTACGAGTGCACAGCAAGTAACGCTGTTGGAGCCGATAAGAGAACAGTGAGAGTTAAAGTCGATGGGGAAGCAGAAGGCAGAAAAAGTGAAGCAGgttcaggaaaagaaaacacacaagcagttGCTGTTGAAAAACCGTCTCCTACATATCCACTCAACAAAGACAGAACTTTATTTTTCCCTCGAAACCCCACAAATACATTCAACTCCCCTAAACTTCCCCCTCCATTGCCCGCTGATAGATCCAGGACCAGGTCTTCTCACCCTCACCAACCCGAATCCACTATCTCATCTCCGAAACTCAATAAAACAGGCACCACCCTCCAAACACACTTTACTGACATCAGCAAAACTAcacttccctctccctcccaaCCATCCACAGTGcctgcacaaaacacaaaaatcgTGCAGAGTATTGTAAACAAGACAGGAGTtagtttttcttcctcctctgacaaAAGCAGAGCTTCAGCTGTTCTGCAACCCTTGCCTGTCTCCCCCTTCAGCAACGCCCGTATTGTCTCCACATCCCCCTCCATTACTACTGTCTTCTACGGGGGGATTTTGCAGCTCCACTGTTCTGTAACTGGCAACCCACCCCCCATTATCCTTTGGAGGACCCCAAACAGGAAACTGGTGGACATGCACTTCAG CTACGACCGTCGTCTGAAGGTGCATCCTAATGGCACCCTGTCAGCCCAGGCTGTAACTGAGAAGGACGCTGGAGACTACCTCTGTATCGCTCGCAACAAGGTCGCAGATGATTATCGGCTCCTGCGCGTTGCTGTGGCTACCAAGCCCGCCAAGATCGAGTCAAAACATCCACTCAATCAGATGGTGTCTTTGGGCAAGCCGCTGAAG GTGGATTGTCAGGCGTCCGGGCTGCCTGACCCAGCTGTTCATTGGAGTCTACCAGATGGCACCATGGTGAACAGTGTGTTGCAGGGGGAGGACAGGGGAGGACGAGCACGGAGGCTCACTGTTTTTGACAATGGGACTCTACTGGTTCCGGCAGTGGGCatgggggaggaaggggagtaCACGTGCTATGCTGAAAATCAAGGAGGTCAAGACATGATGAAG GTCAATGTGAAGGTCATGATGACACCTCCACCAACCCTCACAGACGAGAGAAGCTATCACGTCATCAAAGTACGTCTGTGGGCAACTGCCACAATTCGCTGCCAGGCCTCAGGGGGTCCTGCCTCAACGGTGACATGGTTCTCCCCGGCGGGCCGTGTGATTCCACGAAGTATGGGCTCTGGCCACTACTCCGAGAGGGTTGTGGTGGTCTCAGAAGGAACTCTGGAGGTGCGTCTGGCCCAAAAGATTGACACGGGAAACTATACATGCCGAGCAAGCAGCTTGGCTGGGGAGAGGAGCACAACCGTGGGCCTGGAGGTGGAGGTTTTGAACCCTGTGACGAGTGGCCAGGTGGGAGGAAGAATTGCTAACAATGTACCCAGTAGTGGTAAATCAGGCGTTAATATAGATAACGCAAGAATAATCCAGTATGGAAATAACAATAGAGCCTGGAGCAGGCTGGGTAGTAATAATGGCTACAGTGATAAAAATGGGAATAAAAGCAACACAGAACCAAACACTGGCAATAACACAGTAGCCACTAACTTTAATCCTGCCCCCAGGAGTGATAGTCAGAATGAATTCAACAGACCTGTCAGTGGGATAACAACACAACTTGGTAGCAGTGCATCCAATTTCGGGGTGAGCAGGGCAAGGAATTTAGGAGTTACAGCGGATAACACTGAAATGAGCCGATATAGACCTGGCATTGTTAGCAGTGTTAGTAATAGTGAGAGTAGCAGTCACGGCACAGTTAGAGGAGAAAGTGTACAAAGGAATCCAGGGAGTATTTATAATGAAGTCGTTGCAGGAAGGGCTGGTGCTGATGATAACACAAGCAGAGATAATGGCAGGATAAGTGGCATTTCTAGAAATGTTGCTGTAAGCAGCAGAGGAACTAATAGTGGAGCTGGTACTGGCACACTCAGAGGAAATTGGTTCGGTCGGAGCAGCAATATAGACGTTACCAATGATGACAGCAGGAATAGTGGTGCTATAGCTTCTAGTAATACAGGCGCTAAATACTCTACTAACAAAGTTGTGGGTGTGGTAACGACAGTGAAGCAGCGAGCTGTGAAAGGCCAGAATGTTCTTTTGCCATGCCCCTCCCAAGGCTCCCCTCCCCCTCGCCTGGCCTGGCTTCTGCCTGGTAACGGCGTCTTGCCGGCTCCTTACTATGGCAGTCGTCTCACTGTGCACAGGAACGGCTCATTGGAGCTGCGGGGTGTGCGGGCGACCGATGCTGGGAccttggtttgtgttgtgagaggtgagagaggagaaacaagaatacaggtggagctggaggtctCTGAGCCACAGGAGGAGGCCAGGTCTCCACATAGAGGACCAGCTGTGGAAAGACCCGTGCAGAAAACTGACGGTTTAATCGAGGCACCTAAATTAGGAGCATCGTTGGCTTCAGCCCAGTCTTTCAGCTCAGTTTTGCCTGAGAAGCTTCATCCAAGAAACCCGGTCACTCAAATGCCACTGCGGAGGGGCCTGAGTTCACCTGCTGCACCTCGTCCCCTGGGCCCTCCACCCCGCTCCCCCGGCCCTGTCCCAGAGCAGGCAGTGAGCAGCAGAACTGCCTCCTTGGTGACCATCATTAACGGAGAGAACCTTCGCCTGCCATGCCCTCAAACCCCAGGCTATACCCAGGGAGCCCTCTCATGGACCACGCCCAGTGGCAAGGTGCTGTCTCGGGGTGAGAGTGGTGACTCGGGCCATTACCTAGTCCAAGAGGACGGGACACTCGCGGTGCAACAGGCCTCCGTGTTCGACCGAGGCACCTACACCTGCAGGTCCGCCAGCAACGACTCCTCCACCGTTTCACTCCTCACGGTTCCTGTCATCGTCATTGCCTACCCCCCACGAATCACAGCAGGCCCCTCACCTGTGACCTACACACGGCCGGGGGTTGCTGTGGAGCTGCCGTGCCAGACCATAGCAACGCCCCGCGCAACCGTGACCTGGGAAACGCCGGACCTGACACAGCTGAGGGTGATGGGCCAGGCTCGCATCTATGGCAACCGCTACCTTAGTCCTCAGGGCTCGTTGGTGATACAGAACCCGACAAGTCGCGATACAGGGTTTTACCGATGCACCGCGAAAAACGTAATAGGAGTGGACAGCAAGGCGACCTACCTACACGTTATATAA